The Bubalus bubalis isolate 160015118507 breed Murrah chromosome 16, NDDB_SH_1, whole genome shotgun sequence genome window below encodes:
- the LOC102408933 gene encoding olfactory receptor 10T2-like: MGNHTTVSTFLLWGFSSFSDLQDLLFVMVFFSHVTILAANTSVMLAIKLSHNLHTPMYFSCGLSFSETCTTVVVTPHTLVDLLSDSKSISIPECATQMFFFFGLGTNNCFILAAMSYDRYTAIHNPLHSSILMTRKTCFQLMMTSCITGVVVSLCIVLIVFNLSFCDSSIIQHFFCDITPVVSLACDYTIFQKMILLAFTAFVLVGSFFLIMISYVFIGSMVMKMPSAKGRYKAFSTCSSHLTVVCTHYGFAGFVCLRPKSSDSFREDMLMAVTYTALTPLLNPIVYSLRNKEMQTALKKVLGNICRFSP, from the coding sequence ATGGGCAATCATACTACGGTGAGCACATTCCTTCTGTGGGGATTTTCCAGTTTCTCAGACCTGCAGGATCTCCTCTTTGTGATGGTTTTCTTCTCCCATGTGACCATCCTAGCTGCAAACACATCCGTAATGCTGGCCATCAAGCTCAGTCACAACCTTCACACTCCCATGTACTTTTCCTGTGGCCTCTCCTTTTCAGAAACCTGTACCACTGTGGTAGTCACCCCTCACACGTTGGTGGACTTGCTATCAGACAGTAAGTCCATTTCCATTCCTGAGTGTGCCACacagatgtttttcttctttggtttaGGAACCAACAACTGCTTCATCTTGGCCGCCATGTCCTATGACCGTTACACTGCTATTCACAACCCACTGCACTCCTCCATCCTCATGACCCGGAAGACCTGCTTTCAGCTGATGATGACGTCTTGCATCACTGGGGTTGTGGTGTCACTGTGCATTGTCCTCATAGTATTCaacttgtctttctgtgactccaGCATCATCCAGCATTTTTTTTGTGACATTACGCCTGTAGTCTCCCTTGCCTGTGATTACAccatttttcagaaaatgattCTTCTTGCCTTCACTGCCTTTGTGTTGGTGGGcagcttttttttaattatgatttccTATGTCTTCATTGGGTCCATGGTTATGAAGATGCCTTCTGCCAAGGGGAGGTATAAGGCCTTCTCCACTTGCTCCTCCCACCTCACTGTGGTGTGCACACACTATGGATTTGCTGGCTTTGTCTGTTTGAGGCCCAAGAGCAGTGACTCATTCCGTGAAGATATGCTGATGGCTGTGACGTATACAGCGCTGACACCTCTGCTTAATCCCATTGTTTACAGtctaagaaacaaagaaatgcagACAGCCCTAAAGAAAGTACTAGGCAATATATGTAGGTTTTCCCCTTAG
- the LOC102408623 gene encoding olfactory receptor 502-like — translation MDSLWQRNDTIMTGFMLLGLTNDPVLRIILFLIILCIYLVTICGNLSTIILIRIASQLHHPMCFFLSHLAVADVGYSSSVTPNMLVNFLAEKNTISYPGCAIQLGSAVFFGSTECILLAAMAYDCFIAICSPLLYSTKMSTQVCVQLLIVAYIGGFFDASSFTISFYFLLFCGPNRVNHFFCDFAPLVELSCSDISIPAVVPSFTAGSIIVVTAVVIAVSYIYILITILKMHSTEGRHKAFSTCTSHLTAVTLFYGTITFIYMMPKSSYSTDQNKVVSVFYMVVIPMLNPLIYSLRNNEIKGALKRAWQKNTFLVKSAVL, via the coding sequence ATGGATTCCCTGTGGCAGAGGAACGATACTATAATGACAGGGTTCATGTTACTGGGCTTAACAAATGATCCAGTCCTTCGAATCATCCTCTTCCTGATCATCCTCTGTATCTACCTGGTGACCATATGTGGGAATCTCAGCACAATCATTCTTATCAGAATCGCGTCTCAGCTCCATCATCCTATGTGTTTTTTCCTGAGCCACTTGGCCGTTGCTGATGTGGGCTATTCATCTTCTGTTACACCCAATATGCTTGTAAACTTCCTGGCGGAGAAAAATACCATCTCCTATCCTGGATGTGCCATCCAGCTTGGTTCAGCTGTTTTCTTCGGGTCAACTGAGTGCATCCTTTTGGCTGCCATGGCATATGATTGCTTCATAGCAATCTGCAGCCCACTGCTTTATTCCACGAAAATGTCCACACAAGTCTGTGTCCAGTTACTCATAGTGGCTTACATAGGTGGTTTTTTCGATGCTTCCtcctttactatttccttctattttttacttttctgtggaCCAAATCGAGTGAATCATTTTTTCTGCGATTTTGCTCCTTTGGTGGAACTCTCCTGTTCTGACATCAGTATCCCTGCCGTTGTCCCCTCATTTACAGCTGGCTCCATCATTGTGGTCACAGCAGTTGTTATAGCTGTATCCTACATCTACATCCTCATCACCATCCTGAAGATGCACTCCACCGAGGGGCGCCAcaaggccttctccacctgcacGTCCCACCTCACAGCAGTCACTCTGTTCTATGGGACCATCACGTTCATTTACATGATGCCCAAGTCCAGCTACTCAACTGACCAGAACAAGGTGGTGTCTGTGTTCTACATGGTGGTGATCCCCATGTTGAACCCCCTCATCTACAGCCTCAGGAACAATGAGATTAAGGGGGCTCTGAAGAGAGCTTGGCAGAAAAATACTTTCTTAGTGAAGTCTGCTGTTTTGTAG